The Oncorhynchus mykiss isolate Arlee chromosome 5, USDA_OmykA_1.1, whole genome shotgun sequence DNA window ttttttttttgtacatgtacaatatatatatatatatatttttttgtacagatatatgtacaaaatatatatatatatatatatatatatatatatatatatatatgaatatgtaTCCAAAACTCACCGTGTATGTGTTTTTGGTGGTTTTACATCTAGAGAAGGAAGTTACTCAAGAAAATATCTGCCAAATTCTAACCCTTGTTTTTGACTTTATGTTTAACAGGATTATTGCAACAGCAGTGGACCAGTCATTTGCCACAACACACAAGAGATGAAACAGAATGCATGTCTCCACAGAACATTCCAGAAAGATATTGTAGCGTATGCAGTACACATTTATTGGCAGACAAATAGTATTCGCTAGACAGCATGAATTTCTTGTTTGAAAACACATTTCAAATCTTACATTTGCAGGGATTTGTTAGTGTAATTAATTGTTCTTGTCTTAGATCTCGAGCCTTGTATGTTGGCCTTTTGCAATGCAGTAAGATGGGGCTTCGTCCCAAACGgagctctattctctatatagtgcactacctttggtCCTGGTAAAAAATAAGGGCCCTATACAGGGATAGCAcgctggtaaaaaaaaatagcactatatagggaatagattgccatttgggatgtacatcTTGGTCTCTTGAAGCGCAGTGTGATCcatctccagcagggggcagggTAGTTGGTAGTTTAGGGTCGACAGCGCTGGATGAAGCGGGGGTAGAGACACACGTCTCTGATGTGGTGTCTGTTCAGCAGCCAGGTTAGAAACCTCTCTAGGCCGAGCCCGTAGCCACCGTGGGGACAGGTACCATACTTCCTCTAGAAGACACAATGTTGACGTTATTAAGGCAACACACCTTCAAAATAGTCTAACAGATTCTCTGTTCATAAAACAGTTAGTTCCGGGAAACACTAGGGTGTCTAACCTATGACCCCAGCAGCCATACTAAAATCGCAATGAAGCACGCCCCCTTGTGTTTTATTGCTTAAATTAATAAGATCTACAGGTCTGATTTTCTCTTCCTGGCTGAGTACATACCTGGTCAGTGTACCAGTAGTAAGGGGTAGATGTACATACCTGGTCAGTGTACCAGTATTAGAGGGTTGGGTAGATGTACATACCTGGTCAGTGTACCAGTAGTAAGGGGTAGATGTACATACCTGGTCAGTCTACCAGTAGTAAGGGGTAGATGTACATACCTGGTCAGTGTACCAGTAGTAAGGGGTAGATGTACATACCTGGTCAGTGTACCAGTAGTAAGGGGTAGATGTACGTACCTGGTCAGTGTACCAGTAGTAAGGGGTTGGGTCAATGCCCTCCCTCTTGTATCCCTCCAGCAGTTCCTCAGCATCCCAGATCCTCATAGACCCTCCAACTATCTCTCCAACATTAGGCATCAGCACATCCACCTGGGGAGAGGAACAGCAGGGACAACAATGAGGATGTCTTTCAGGGCCCATATTCAAAAAGCCTCTCAGAGAAGGAGTCCTGATCTAGAATCAGCTCCCCCCTGTccatattcttattcattattATCTAATAGGACAAAACTGATCTTGGATCAGAACCCAGAGACATGTTTGAATCAGGCCCTGGATAAGGTTCATGATGGCTTCTCTGAAATGTGGTTTTTCAGGTCATGGTTTTCGGTGACGTAAGATCTCTGCTGGTCAGGGACTCACCGACTCGGTGAGGCGTCGGTCCTCAGGACAGCGCTGCATGTAGAAGGACTTGATCTCAGCCGGGAAGCGGCACAGCAGGATGGTCTCACCGATGGCATCAGTCATCAGCCTCTCTGGGGCCTCTGGGATGTCCTGAAACCAAGGAGGGAGAGGGTTTTATAACATCACCATAACAGGAGCTGGACGAAGAGAAGATCCACTGGTGGAGTAGCTAAACACTGAGCGGACATTCCGTGTCTCTCTTCACGtcagtttcctggacacagactaAGTTATGGACTCAAAAGCTGGTTCAACAGATTCTCCATTGAAAGTCATATGTAGTCCAGGACTTGGCTAAATCTATCCTGGATACCAGTCCTAAAAATGTCCTAAATGTCTTCAAAACAACCACAGATCGACACGGTCCAAATATTATTTCTGAGGGAGATAGTAATTAGGAGTGATTATAATTGACTGTGGTACTTGTCGACCATAAAACCATTTATCAAATGGAATTTATTCAGTCAAATGTACCTCTCCAAACTCATAGTATGTCCCATCATCTTTTTTGATGTCGTGCTCCTTCAGCCAGATGATGGCCTCAGAGTAGTTCATCCTCTTGAAGGGCCTCTTGGGGGGCTTGAAGTCCTGGGGAGGATGGAAAGGAAAAAGACAGGCCACATTAGCACTGTGCTATCCTCATGTTTAGCCTTTCACCACCATACCAGGATTCTAAAAGATCAAGGAAACCTGAATCTCAAAAAGGAAACATTATTTCAAGATAAACATTTAAGAATATATCCATCTCAGTGAACAAGACCACGAGACAGAGATAAACACATacagctagagacagacagacagctagagacagacagacagctagagacagacagctagagacagacagacagacagctagagacagacagacatacagctagagacagacagacagacagacagctagagacagacagacagctagagacagacagacagctagagacagacagacagctagagacagacagacagctagagacagacagacagctagagacagacagacagacagctagagacagacagacagacagctagagacagacagacagacagctagagacagacagacagacagctagagacagacagacagacagctagagacagacagacagacagctagagacagacagacagacagctagagacagacagacagacagctagagacagacagacagacagctagagacagacagacagacagctagagacagacagacagacagctagagacagacagacagacagctagagacagacagacagacagctagagacagacagagagaaaaaggggggggggagagagagagagagaactaataGCTGCCAATAAAACCTCAGACGTACAGGGTTGACTTGATAGAGTAGAGAAGCAGCAGGTGACTTCAGGACTCTGTCCACCACGTCACACACCAGATCCTCCAGTCTGCTCAGTAGGTCCTCATAGGTCATGAAGGGGCACTCTGCCTCTATGTGAGTGTACCTACAGAGGGAGGGCACATAGTATAACTACATAACCCATGTTAACCGCTAAGGGATCGGTGTGTCCCCCCGcgagacggttgagctaacgtaggctaatgtgattagcatgaggttgtcagtaacaacaacaaaaaaaaatcccaggacatagacatgtctgatatgggcagaaagcttaaattcttgttaatctaaccacactgtccaattaacagtagctattacagtgaaagaataccatgctattgtttgaggagagtgaacaATTATGAActagaaaatgtattaataaaccaattagacacagttgggcagtcttgatacaacattttgaacagatatgcaatggttcattggatcagtataaaactttgcacatacactgctgccatctagtggccaaaatctaaattgcacccgggctggaataatacattatggcctttctcttgcattttaaagatgtacaaaaaaaaaaaaaaatctttgcaTGAACTTTTATCAGATCTAATgagttatattatcctacattaatttcacatttccacaaacttcaaagtgtttcctctctaatggtatcaagaatatgcatatccttgcttcaggtcctgagctacgggcagttagatttgggcatgtcattttaggtgaaaattgaaaagaAGGGTTTTATCCTTATTAATTAAACACTAGAAAGTGTCTGTTGAAGAATAACTCGTCAGTGAAACTAACCTGTATAAATATAAAGGTCAATACCCAATAGAGGGTTTCCTAAGGTCATGTTTTGCTATCAGAATGACTCCAATATGAAACAGCAAAAGGAAAACAACAATTCCAGTACTCACTCAGACAGGTGCCTGCGAGTGCGGGACTGCTCTGCGCGGTAGGACTGAGCGATACAGAAGGTGTCTCCCAGAGCAGGGATGCAGGTCTCCAGGTAGAGCTGAGAGGACTGGGTCAGGAACGCCTCCTCCCCAAAGTAGTTGAGGTTGAACAGGGTGGAACCTCCCTCCACCTGGGTCTGCACCAGAGTGGGTGGGGTGATCTTTGGGggaacaaatacaaaaaaaaaaaattcacagATTTAGACAAGAAGTGTCGACATACAAGGCTGAAAGTATTCAATTCAAGATTCAAAAGCTTTCAtcactaaccacgtttccatccactttGTGAATCAAGTCGCATCACATTCAATAAAACACAACAGCTGTGATGGAAGCAGGTAGTTtcagtacaattttataaatctGACAGATAATTTGTtagttcgacatggtgggatctttttgtgtctgtaaaattaaatTTTGTGAGAaattgaagtggaaacgtctttaTGCTGAAATACTGATATTAACCATTGAAACAACATAAACTCGAGTCACGCAATGATATggcgtgtggtcctcccactacgactcggggaaaccatgcaatttattaggctacagaataAATCATTTAGAAAcgtcacagggtggtgaaagtgcagtgatcttgatgctcctttccaataaatatcgagggtcttattccgGTGACATGacgatcgatgcttgactgccattttGACAAATaaaaccattctctctctcttatccataatgtcatcatgtagactagtcttcctgcactgtatctgcctgCTGTTGTCTAGAGCTCCCctgtcaagaccagagtaggcctgtgtctagaccagagtaggcctgtgtcaagaccagagtaggcctgtgtcaagaccagagtaggcctgtGACAAGACCAGAGTAGTCCCGTGTCAAGACCAGGGTAGGCCCGTGTCAAGACCAGGGTAGGCCCGTGTCAAGACCAGGGTAGGCCCGTGTCAAGACCAGGGTAGGCCCCTGTCAAGACCAGGGTAGGCCCctgtcaagaccagagtaggcccgtgtcaagaccagagtaggcccgtgacaagaccagagtaggcccgtgacaagaccagagtaggcccgtgacaagaccagagtaggcccgtgacaagaccagagtaggcccgtgacaagaccagagtaggcccgtgacaagaccagagtaggcctgtgtcaagaccagagtaggcctgtgtcaagaccagagtaggcccgtGTCAAGACCAGGGTAGGCCTGTGACAAAAACCGTCGATAGAGATGGAAACTTTTGATTCTTATTCAGTACATGAAAAAGTACATTGTGTCATAACACACTGAATTATATCTGCAACAagtctggtggaaacacaccactggtgggaaaattagcatattttattttatgttaATTACAGAACATTAGCATGAATATCTGTGGCCAATTGGATCAAAACCTAGCTAATGATGTCATCAACAAATACAATAAGCAAAGATGGAGGTGATGAGGCTTTTCGATACAGTGGTGCTCCAATATATTGGCATCCTTGTCCTTTACAATGGAGTCCAATGGAGCAGAAAGGTCTTTTTATTCAAAACTGGTTGAATGGCTATTTTTTACCCTGTAGGCACCTGCAACTTACCACAGATGAGATAAATGACACATTAAACGAGAATCATTGCCTCCAaccaaattacattttaatgttgAATACTTTAGTCCAGGACATTTTTTTTccttgaagaaaaaaaatcttatttgaATGTTTTTCTTAGTCCGGGGCAGTTAAATCttgtaactacccatcccggatccgggagaattgtcatcaactgacactaagtaGCATAACGCAACTGACAAAAAAATAATACTAGAACATTTTCATTCAATTTATTTTGGTGGTTTTATGCTTCAAAGAGATCAGAGTACGTTTGTACAGTGAACCCACTcttacttactgactttattgtccccatggggacattttgttgcagtgtcatgtacacatttaaaatggcgtttaaatacaaaactaaattgacaatacaactttcataacagttacataccaataaaaaaatatatatatatataaaaaaactagCTTGCTGGCCTTCcggagtcgataggaacattagccc harbors:
- the nars1 gene encoding asparagine--tRNA ligase, cytoplasmic, producing MAEEVTKTTGELSVGELYVSDKEGNDQDGDGTERKPFKTSLRALTFAGKEPFPTIYVDSQKEGERWAVISKTQMKNVIKLFAREQMKSDSKDKKEAEDSERREKNLEEAKKITIENDSSLPKPKTVKIYQLEPLRGERVKVFGWVHRMRKQGKNLLFIVLRDGTGFLQCVLNNKLCQCYNALVLSTESTVALYGTVEQVPEGKQAPGGHELHCDFWELVGLAPAGGADNLLNEESDVDVQLNNRHMMIRGENVSKILRVRSTVTQCFRDHFFARGYYEITPPTLVQTQVEGGSTLFNLNYFGEEAFLTQSSQLYLETCIPALGDTFCIAQSYRAEQSRTRRHLSEYTHIEAECPFMTYEDLLSRLEDLVCDVVDRVLKSPAASLLYQVNPDFKPPKRPFKRMNYSEAIIWLKEHDIKKDDGTYYEFGEDIPEAPERLMTDAIGETILLCRFPAEIKSFYMQRCPEDRRLTESVDVLMPNVGEIVGGSMRIWDAEELLEGYKREGIDPTPYYWYTDQRKYGTCPHGGYGLGLERFLTWLLNRHHIRDVCLYPRFIQRCRP